From a region of the Triticum aestivum cultivar Chinese Spring chromosome 7D, IWGSC CS RefSeq v2.1, whole genome shotgun sequence genome:
- the LOC123170916 gene encoding ubiquitin-conjugating enzyme E2 34-like: MRYKSTLLLFHGKNCPHFRKLFPEYVEKYNQQQEKEHGTRAPAPSPDTVQEAAATGGKKDHVKICRIRSEKKLKKRVPFWLTVVIVSVFGAVMALPLMQL, encoded by the exons ATGAGGTATAAATCGACACTGCTCTTGTTCCACGGCAAAAATTGCCCGCACTTCAGGAAATTATTTCCTGAATATGTGGAGAAGTACAACCAACAACAAGAAAAGGAGCACGGAACCAGAGCCCCAGCTCCTTCACCTGACACTGTCCAGGAAGCGGCAGCTACG GGAGGTAAGAAAGACCATGTTAAAATTTGCCGGATTCGCAGCGAAAAGAAGCTGAAGAAGCGAGTGCCCTTTTGGCTGACGGTGGTTATCGTCTCTGTTTTTGGCGCGGTGATGGCCTTGCCCCTGATGCAACTTTGA